Proteins found in one Carassius auratus strain Wakin chromosome 42, ASM336829v1, whole genome shotgun sequence genomic segment:
- the LOC113060515 gene encoding radixin-like isoform X2, which yields MPPNPISVRVNTMDSELEFAIQSDATGKQLFEQVVKLVGLREVCYFGLQYTDTKGFLTWLNLDDKVSSQEVKEENPLQFKLRVKYYPEEVSEELIEDITKKLFFLQVKESILSDEVYCPSETAVLLASYSVQAKFGDHSPEAHRPGYLTSERLLPQRVLDQHELSEEQWEERIQIWHEEHRGMLKEDAMLEYLKISQDLEMYGINYFDIKNKKGTDLWLGVDALGLYIYGKEERLTPKIGFPWSEISNVLFDDKKFIIKPTDRKAPDFVFCASHQCMNKHIVELCKGNHELYLQRREADTTEVQQMKDQDREEKEQRQMESAMLEMEEKEMEATEKEKEREERENQEMRMKLHQFEEQSNTFERGVLHEETAETDVQVDETGQPNTELNATYKGNDNEDLKEQFESPRVLEEDRERVEEEAERQEALMDEEQLARQDEDQMKPQEQLAAELDEYTAELDEYTAELDEYNAETALLEEARRIKEEEASEWQNSAEEVQDDLEKTCEDLQHIMSSPVAAAPMAAPMSRTMMEEPLGNYNDDQEENNSIYSAELHVEAIEDHRNEQEHIPEAEENEHTQKQLMALNSELAEAQDDTKKTKNDILHKEIVKAGRDKYNTLRQIRTGSTRQRIDEFETL from the exons ATCAGTGTCCGTGTCAACACGATGGACAGCGAGCTGGAATTTGCAATCCAGTCGGATGCAACAGGCAAACAGCTCTTTGAGCAG gTGGTTAAGTTGGTGGGTTTGCGTGAGGTCTGCTACTTTGGCCTGCAGTACACAGACACCAAAGGCTTTCTGACATGGCTCAACCTGGACGACaag GTGTCCTCTCAAGAGGTGAAGGAAGAAAACCCTCTGCAGTTCAAGCTTCGGGTCAAGTACTACCCTGAAGAGGTGTCTGAGGAGCTGATTGAGGACATTACGAAAAAGCTTTTCTTCCTGCAGGTGAAGGAGAGCATCTTGAGCGATGAGGTCTACTGCCCCTCAGAGACAGCCGTTCTGCTGGCCTCTTATTCTGTTCAGGCCAAGTTTGGAGACCACTCACCAGAAGCCCACAGACCTGGATACCTAACGAGTGAGCGGCTCCTGCCTCAGAG AGTGCTTGACCAGCACGAACTCTCTGAAGAACAATGGGAGGAGAGGATCCAGATTTGGCACGAGGAGCACAGAGGCATGCTCAA GGAAGATGCCATGCTGGAGTATCTAAAGATCTCACAGGATTTGGAAATGTATGGCATCAACTATTTTGACATCAAGAACAAGAAAGGAACAGACCTGTGGTTAGGCGTAGATGCATTGGGACTTTACATCTATGGAAAAGAGGAGAG GTTGACTCCAAAGATTGGATTCCCTTGGAGTGAAATAAGCAACGTTTTATTTGATGACAAGAAGTTCATAATCAAACCCACTGACAGAAAAGCTCCT GACTTTGTGTTCTGTGCGTCTCATCAGTGTATGAACAAGCACATCGTGGAGCTGTGCAAGGGAAACCATGAACTTTACTTGCAGCGCAGGGAAGCTGATACCACTGAGGTGCAGCAAATGAAGGATCAAGACAGAGAGGAGAAAGAGCAGAGACAGATGGAGAG TGCCATGTTGGAAATGGAGGAAAAGGAAATGGAGGCAACGGAGAAAGAAAAGGAGCGGGAggagagagagaatcaggagatgaGGATGAAACTTCACCAGTTTGAAGAGCAGTCCAATACGTTTGAGAGAG GGGTACTCCATGAGGAGACGGCAGAAACAGACGTACAAGTCGACGAGACCGGACAACCAAACACTGAACTGAATGCAACTTATAAGGGGAACGATAATGAGG ATCTGAAAGAGCAGTTTGAGAGCCCACGTGTACTGGAGGAAGACAGAGAGCGGGTGGAGGAGGAGGCTGAGAGACAGGAGGCGCTGATGGATGAAGAACAACTGGCCAGGCAAGATGAGGACCAGATGAAACCTCAGGAGCAGCTA GCAGCAGAACTGGACGAATACACTGCAGAACTGGACGAATACACTGCAGAACTGGACGAATACAATGCAGAGACTGCCTTGCTGGAGGAAGCCAGGAGAATCAAAGAAGAAGAAGCTAGTGAATGGCAGAACAGT GCTGAAGAGGTACAGGACGATCTGGAAAAGACCTGTGAGGACTTGCAGCACATTATGTCGTCCCCTGTGGCTGCTGCCCCCATGGCTGCTCCCATGTCCCGTACCATGATGGAGGAACCCTTAGGGAACTATAATGATGATCAAGAGGAGAACAACAGCATCTACAGTGCTGAGCTCCATGTGGAGGCCATAGAGGACCACCGTAATGAGCAGGAGCACATCCCAGAGGCAGAGGAGAACGAGCACACACAGAAACAGCTCATG
- the LOC113060515 gene encoding radixin-like isoform X1, with protein sequence MPPNPISVRVNTMDSELEFAIQSDATGKQLFEQVVKLVGLREVCYFGLQYTDTKGFLTWLNLDDKVSSQEVKEENPLQFKLRVKYYPEEVSEELIEDITKKLFFLQVKESILSDEVYCPSETAVLLASYSVQAKFGDHSPEAHRPGYLTSERLLPQRVLDQHELSEEQWEERIQIWHEEHRGMLKEDAMLEYLKISQDLEMYGINYFDIKNKKGTDLWLGVDALGLYIYGKEERLTPKIGFPWSEISNVLFDDKKFIIKPTDRKAPDFVFCASHQCMNKHIVELCKGNHELYLQRREADTTEVQQMKDQDREEKEQRQMESAMLEMEEKEMEATEKEKEREERENQEMRMKLHQFEEQSNTFERGVLHEETAETDVQVDETGQPNTELNATYKGNDNEVYCSDLKEQFESPRVLEEDRERVEEEAERQEALMDEEQLARQDEDQMKPQEQLAAELDEYTAELDEYTAELDEYNAETALLEEARRIKEEEASEWQNSAEEVQDDLEKTCEDLQHIMSSPVAAAPMAAPMSRTMMEEPLGNYNDDQEENNSIYSAELHVEAIEDHRNEQEHIPEAEENEHTQKQLMALNSELAEAQDDTKKTKNDILHKEIVKAGRDKYNTLRQIRTGSTRQRIDEFETL encoded by the exons ATCAGTGTCCGTGTCAACACGATGGACAGCGAGCTGGAATTTGCAATCCAGTCGGATGCAACAGGCAAACAGCTCTTTGAGCAG gTGGTTAAGTTGGTGGGTTTGCGTGAGGTCTGCTACTTTGGCCTGCAGTACACAGACACCAAAGGCTTTCTGACATGGCTCAACCTGGACGACaag GTGTCCTCTCAAGAGGTGAAGGAAGAAAACCCTCTGCAGTTCAAGCTTCGGGTCAAGTACTACCCTGAAGAGGTGTCTGAGGAGCTGATTGAGGACATTACGAAAAAGCTTTTCTTCCTGCAGGTGAAGGAGAGCATCTTGAGCGATGAGGTCTACTGCCCCTCAGAGACAGCCGTTCTGCTGGCCTCTTATTCTGTTCAGGCCAAGTTTGGAGACCACTCACCAGAAGCCCACAGACCTGGATACCTAACGAGTGAGCGGCTCCTGCCTCAGAG AGTGCTTGACCAGCACGAACTCTCTGAAGAACAATGGGAGGAGAGGATCCAGATTTGGCACGAGGAGCACAGAGGCATGCTCAA GGAAGATGCCATGCTGGAGTATCTAAAGATCTCACAGGATTTGGAAATGTATGGCATCAACTATTTTGACATCAAGAACAAGAAAGGAACAGACCTGTGGTTAGGCGTAGATGCATTGGGACTTTACATCTATGGAAAAGAGGAGAG GTTGACTCCAAAGATTGGATTCCCTTGGAGTGAAATAAGCAACGTTTTATTTGATGACAAGAAGTTCATAATCAAACCCACTGACAGAAAAGCTCCT GACTTTGTGTTCTGTGCGTCTCATCAGTGTATGAACAAGCACATCGTGGAGCTGTGCAAGGGAAACCATGAACTTTACTTGCAGCGCAGGGAAGCTGATACCACTGAGGTGCAGCAAATGAAGGATCAAGACAGAGAGGAGAAAGAGCAGAGACAGATGGAGAG TGCCATGTTGGAAATGGAGGAAAAGGAAATGGAGGCAACGGAGAAAGAAAAGGAGCGGGAggagagagagaatcaggagatgaGGATGAAACTTCACCAGTTTGAAGAGCAGTCCAATACGTTTGAGAGAG GGGTACTCCATGAGGAGACGGCAGAAACAGACGTACAAGTCGACGAGACCGGACAACCAAACACTGAACTGAATGCAACTTATAAGGGGAACGATAATGAGG TGTATTGTTCAGATCTGAAAGAGCAGTTTGAGAGCCCACGTGTACTGGAGGAAGACAGAGAGCGGGTGGAGGAGGAGGCTGAGAGACAGGAGGCGCTGATGGATGAAGAACAACTGGCCAGGCAAGATGAGGACCAGATGAAACCTCAGGAGCAGCTA GCAGCAGAACTGGACGAATACACTGCAGAACTGGACGAATACACTGCAGAACTGGACGAATACAATGCAGAGACTGCCTTGCTGGAGGAAGCCAGGAGAATCAAAGAAGAAGAAGCTAGTGAATGGCAGAACAGT GCTGAAGAGGTACAGGACGATCTGGAAAAGACCTGTGAGGACTTGCAGCACATTATGTCGTCCCCTGTGGCTGCTGCCCCCATGGCTGCTCCCATGTCCCGTACCATGATGGAGGAACCCTTAGGGAACTATAATGATGATCAAGAGGAGAACAACAGCATCTACAGTGCTGAGCTCCATGTGGAGGCCATAGAGGACCACCGTAATGAGCAGGAGCACATCCCAGAGGCAGAGGAGAACGAGCACACACAGAAACAGCTCATG